The following are encoded in a window of Staphylococcus piscifermentans genomic DNA:
- a CDS encoding adenylate kinase gives MNIILMGLPGAGKGTQASEIVKKFPIPHISTGDMFRKAIKDETELGKEAKSYMDRGELVPDEVTVGIVKERLSEDDAKKGFLLDGFPRTLEQAEALSKIMKELDRKIDAVINIEVPEEELMNRLTGRRICEVCGTTYHLVFNPPKVDGVCDLDGGKLYQREDDNPETVAKRLEVNVKQSKPIIEYYDKEGVLKNIDGSGDIEKVTESVIGILDNLK, from the coding sequence ATGAATATCATCTTAATGGGTTTACCTGGTGCAGGTAAAGGAACTCAAGCGAGTGAAATAGTTAAGAAATTCCCTATTCCGCATATATCTACAGGTGATATGTTTAGAAAAGCTATCAAAGATGAAACTGAATTGGGTAAAGAAGCTAAGTCTTACATGGACCGCGGCGAACTTGTTCCTGATGAAGTAACTGTAGGTATCGTTAAAGAAAGACTTTCTGAAGACGATGCGAAAAAAGGATTTTTATTAGATGGTTTCCCACGTACACTTGAACAAGCAGAAGCATTAAGTAAAATCATGAAAGAACTTGACAGAAAGATAGATGCAGTCATCAACATTGAAGTTCCTGAAGAAGAACTTATGAATCGACTTACTGGACGTCGTATTTGTGAAGTTTGCGGAACGACTTATCATCTTGTGTTCAATCCTCCAAAAGTTGATGGTGTTTGTGATCTTGATGGCGGTAAATTATACCAACGTGAAGATGACAACCCTGAAACAGTTGCAAAACGTTTAGAAGTCAATGTTAAGCAATCAAAACCTATTATCGAGTATTACGATAAAGAAGGCGTTTTGAAAAACATTGACGGTTCTGGCGATATCGAAAAGGTAACAGAATCTGTTATCGGTATCCTAGATAATCTTAAGTAA
- the infA gene encoding translation initiation factor IF-1, whose translation MAKQDVIELEGTVLDTLPNAMFKVELENGHEILAHVSGKIRMNYIRILPGDKVTVEMSPYDLTRGRITYRYK comes from the coding sequence ATGGCAAAACAAGATGTAATTGAATTAGAAGGTACAGTACTAGATACTTTACCAAATGCAATGTTTAAAGTAGAATTAGAAAATGGTCATGAGATTTTAGCACACGTTAGTGGTAAAATCAGAATGAATTATATTCGTATTCTACCTGGCGACAAAGTAACTGTAGAAATGTCTCCATACGATTTAACTCGTGGAAGAATCACTTATCGTTATAAATAA
- the rpmJ gene encoding 50S ribosomal protein L36, translating to MKVRPSVKPICEKCKVIKRKGKVMIICENPKHKQRQG from the coding sequence ATGAAAGTAAGACCATCAGTAAAACCTATTTGCGAAAAATGCAAAGTCATTAAACGTAAAGGTAAAGTAATGATCATTTGTGAAAATCCGAAACACAAACAAAGACAAGGTTAA